From a single Arachis hypogaea cultivar Tifrunner chromosome 3, arahy.Tifrunner.gnm2.J5K5, whole genome shotgun sequence genomic region:
- the LOC112789842 gene encoding (-)-germacrene D synthase has translation MSTSGALTLNYYLPKPNANSSLHDHRRTSAYHPSIWKDYFLQYASEFKELDYKTEPQIDELKKQVSKMLTSTSEKPLAKLDLIDSICRLGIHYHFECEIDEVMQQIHKSYVQNGEITIEDNLRSIALLFRLLRQHGFRVSSNVVNKFKDIDGNFNESLTKDVEGMLSLYEASHLRIHREKILEEALKFTSTQLESIITTHHELSPFLAAQVKHSLRQPLHHGLPRWEARHYISIYQQHPNQNEVLLTLAKLDFNYLQKLHKKEVGNLTKWWEELDVSRKLPYARDRIVECCSWILAVYFEPKYYQARILLTQTIALLSIIDDTYDNYGTIDELELFTMAIDRWDACYLDDLPEYMKIIYRALLGAFEKAKQQVVKEGRGYSIDYGINEFKKTVKAYMTEAKWFKSNYVAKSEEYLQTCTRSTTYPLLTTTCFIGMGDMATEDVFKWVTNEPKIVTASAIVCRLMDDIVSNEFEQKRGHVASFLECYMKEYDVSREEAIKEAEKRVSDAWKDIHEECLMPTKVPMIFLIRSLNMTRFISVMYKNQDNYTHAHGIMKKYIEDLLIDPVPI, from the exons ATGTCTACTAGTGGAGCTTTAACCCTTAATTATTATCTCCCCAAGCCAAATGCAAATTCTAGTTTGCATGATCATCGACGCACTTCAGCATATCACCCTAGCATTTGGAAGGACTATTTCCTTCAATATGCTTCGGAATTCAAG GAACTTGATTATAAAACTGAGCCACAAATTGATGAACTGAAGAAACAAGTGTCCAAAATGCTTACCTCAACATCTGAGAAGCCCTTAGCAAAACTTGATTTGATTGATTCAATATGTCGTTTGGGTATCCATTATCATTTTGAATGTGAGATTGATGAAGTGATGCAACAGATTCACAAGAGTTATGTCCAAAATGGAGAAATAACTATTGAAGACAATCTTCGCTCCATTGCTTTACTCTTTAGGTTACTGAGGCAACATGGATTTCGGGTTTCATCTA ATGTGGTCAACAAATTTAAGGATATAGATGGAAATTTTAATGAAAGCCTTACGAAAGATGTTGAAGGAATGCTAAGTTTATATGAAGCTTCACACCTAAGAATTCATAGAGAGAAGATATTAGAAGAAGCTCTTAAATTCACTTCCACTCAGCTTGAGTCCATTATTACTACTCATCATGAGTTGAGCCCTTTTCTTGCAGCGCAAGTTAAGCATAGTTTAAGGCAGCCTCTCCACCATGGCTTGCCAAGGTGGGAGGCAAGGCATTATATTTCAATCTACCAACAACATCCCAATCAAAATGAAGTTTTACTCACTCTTGCTAAATTGGATTTCAATTATCTACAAAAGTTGCATAAAAAAGAAGTTGGCAACCTCACCAA GTGGTGGGAGGAGTTAGATGTGAGTAGAAAACTACCATATGCAAGGGATAGGATTGTGGAATGTTGCAGTTGGATTTTGGCTGTATATTTTGAGCCCAAATATTATCAAGCAAGAATATTACTAACACAAACAATCGCCTTGTTATCAATCATTGATGACACATATGATAACTATGGAACCATTGATGAATTGGAGCTTTTTACTATGGCAATTGACAG GTGGGATGCTTGCTACTTGGATGATCTACCCGAATATATGAAAATAATTTACAGGGCTCTCTTAGGAGCTTTTGAAAAAGCCAAACAACAAGTGGTGAAGGAAGGAAGAGGATATAGCATTGACTATGGCATAAATGAA TTTAAGAAAACAGTGAAAGCTTACATGACTGAAGCGAAATGGTTCAAGAGTAACTATGTTGCAAAATCAGAGGAGTATCTCCAGACATGTACTCGATCAACCACTTACCCATTACTCACAACTACTTGTTTTATTGGCATGGGAGACATGGCTACCGAGGACGTCTTCAAATGGGTCACTAATGAACCCAAAATTGTTACAGCTTCTGCAATTGTTTGCAGGCTCATGGATGATATCGTCTCCAATGAG TTTGAACAGAAAAGAGGACATGTTGCCTCGTTCCTagagtgctatatgaaggaatATGACGTGTCAAGAGAAGAAGCCAttaaagaagcagagaagagagtTAGTGATGCTTGGAAGGATATACATGAAGAATGTCTTATGCCAACCAAAGTTCCAATGATATTTCTCATCCGTTCTCTCAACATGACACGATTTATAAGCGTGATGTACAAAAATCAAGATAATTACACTCATGCCCATGGAATAATGAAGAAATACATTGAGGATTTGCTTATAGATCCTGTTCCAATATAA